In Streptomyces sclerotialus, the DNA window GGCTCCCCCAGCCCGATCACCGGATCCAGCTGCATCCGCACCAGCTCCGGCACCCGCAGCCCCAGCCGCCGCCCCAGCTGCCCGCACACCACCTCAGCAACGAGCGTCTTCCGCCCCTGCCCCGCCCCGGTGAACTTCATGACGTAAGTACCCGGGTCGTCACCCTCGACGATCCCGGGGAGCGATCCACCCTCCCTGAGGGGTGTCACATATCGAGTCGCAATGACTTCTGTCAGCATTTCCCCAGGCTATACGCCCGTCTGACCTTAGGAATCACGACGGACCGACAAGGCCCTCCGACCTGGCGATCCACCCTGAACCCCCCTGGGGAGTTTCTGGGGAGTTTCGGCCGCTGACGACGACGCCGCTCTCCCCACCTCCGAACAGAGCGTCGATGGCACCCCGCCCCCTATTACCGGCCTCCGGCATGAAGTGCGCGTAGTGGTCCAGCGTGATGGTCGGCGACGAGTGCCCCAGCCACCGCGCGAGCGTAACCACCGACTCCCCCGCCTCCAACATCACTGAGGCGTACGTGTGCCGCAGCACATGGAAGCCGTCCTTGGGTGCCGCCGCCCACTGCCAGGGCTTCGCGCCTTCGGCCTGCGGCGGGATGACGCCGGCCTTCGCGAGGGCTGGCTTCCACACGTAGGTGTTCCACGTGTTCACCGCGACAGCATTGCCGAAGCGAGAGGTCAGCAGAAGCGGGAATTTCTTGCGTGCCATGTCCTCGCCCGGCCCTCCCCAAGGGAGCTCCACCTCCACCGGAGGAAAGTGCTCGATGTGCTGCCTCAGCTCTGCAGCCACTGAGGCGGGCATGTCCACACTGCGGGTCTTCCCACCCTTCGGAAGGGCGTAGTACAGCTTCCCACCGAGGGCCTGCACCTGCTTCCGGACGTGCAGGATGCCTCGCGCCCAGTCGATGTCCTCCGGGCCGACGCCGAACACCTCTCCTTGGCGCAGCCCGCATCCCAGGCCGAGCACCACCGCTATCCGGTGTCGGTCATTGATCAGGTCCCGGACGCGGAGTGCGGTCTCCAGCGACCATGCCTCGCGACGCTCCTTCGACGCCTTCGGCCATCGCACCGACTTCGACCGCATCGGATTCCTGACGATCCGCCGGTCGTCCACGGCAGTCTCCAAAATCGCGGACAGCTCGCCCAGAATCGCTCGCCGATAGTCGACCGACAAGACTGTCGCGTCCAACTTTGCTAGGAACGCGCGCAGTTCGGCTGCCGTCACCTGCCTGAGAGGCAGATGCCCCAGGTGCGGAACGATATGGAGCCGAACCCGCCGCTCCTGCCCCTGCCGAGTCTTCGGAGCCGCTCCCGCAGCCGGCGCCCAGAACTTGGCGATGTAGTCGGCGAGCGCAATGGACCCATCGCGCGGGTCCACGAACTCGCCCCGCTCCTCATCCGTGGAAGACCGACGAAGCCACGCCTTGGCATCCTCCAAGGTCTCGAACGACCGATCTCGGACCCCGGGGATGCCGGCGACCCGGTATCGCTTCCCCTTCCCGTAGCGGGTAGTCCGTTCCCTCTTCCCGGTTATCGGGTCCTTCCGCTTCTTGAGCCACCTGTCTTCTACGTACCCCGGCACTCTTGCTACTCCTCGTCTTTCTGGAGGTCGTCCATGCTTCTTGCAAGCAACACCAACCCACACCCCTCCCCGGAAGTTCCTCGACTGCGATCGGAATTCAGCGGATCCGATGCACGAGAGGGGGCCCGACTCGACGGACGCGGGCGATGCGCCAAATGCGCTCACCGTCAAGCAGCGACCCGCGACCGATGCTGCGGCTCGCGCTCCAGTGGACTCAGCAGCGGATTCGACCGCGAGTCAGCAGCCTCTTGCTGACCTATCCACGCGTCGAGCGCGGAGACCCGATACATGACCCTGCCGCCCATGCGGAAACTGGGCGGCCCCTGCCGCCTATGCCGCCACACGTACAGAGTGTTCTCAGAGATACCGAGGTAAGAGGCTGCCCTCTTGACTGTCAGGAAAGCCGCGACAGGGGCGGTGGCGTCAGACATGTCAGCCCTTCCATCTGCAAGGTCGTTACGCAGATGAGAGTGCACGCAAGAACACTGTTTGGTTGTGCCGCGTTTACCTGCTAATGCAATAGATCAGCTTCGATACCCGCGCCTCGGCCTCAGCTCAGTGGTACCTGACCAATCACAACAAATCCCCGCCACGTGGGCGGGGACCTCAGGCACGGTTCCGCATCGTCTTCCGCTTGCGGCCCGCTGGCCAGCGGGCCGCAAGGGACGGCTGGAGGGCATTAACCGCCGAGTGTCACACACCGCTGAAGCAGTGGCTCCAAGCGCAGCTGCATGCCGTCGCGGTCGAACACCTGAAGGGCATCGAGACACGAGAAGACCCAGCGGGCCTCTTCCTCGTCCCCGGCCTGGTACGCGATGGCGGTCACCATGGCCTCCGTGTCGACCAGGTCTCCATGGAGCTCAGCGCCGATGGCCCGGTATCCCGCAGCAAGCTGCGGGTCCGCATACACACCCGTCTCCTCGACAAATGCGCGGGCCGCTGAGGGATCCGTGAGCATGACGGCCAATCGCCGCAGGACCTCGTCGGGGTCGCCGAGCTCACCATGCAGCTGGTGGGCGCGGTCGACGAGGAGTGGCCAGCCGCTCGTCAGCGCGTAGAGTCGGTCCAGGCGTTCGTCCGTGTTGAACACCTCGACTTGCTGTGCCCACCCTCGCAAGCTGCTGCGGTCGTGGCGGCGCAGCACCACAGGAAGCGCCGAGGTGCGTTCCTGACCCGTCAGCAGGACACGCCACAGGTCCAGTTGCCGGGTGTCAGTCACGAGCACTACCGCCCGGGTCACTCCTGGAGTAATGGGGAGCAGGGTCTCTGCCAGGTCGACGGCCTCGCGGCAGGTCTCCGGCTTGGCCGGGTAACGGGCGAAGTCGCTGATGATCACTCGTCGCTCGCGGGGCCGCCCGCCCGTGAGTTCCTGCTTGAACACGCTGGGCTTGCCGATAGGGGGAAGCTTCCAGTCCGCGATGCGTCCTGCGACCGCGCGCAGGGTGTCGCCCACGTCGCCGATTCCGGTAGCCGGTGTTCCCAGGACAACCCGCGTCTGGTTGGCGCGCTCACCGAGAAGGTCATCGAGCTGGGTGATAGTGAGGGGCGCGGGTCGCCGGTCGGGCAGCTCAGGTCGTCCCTCCAGCACGATGCTTTCTTCCAGTTTGCAGTCCTGTTCGGCCCTCAGCAGACGGGCCTCCACCTCGTGGGATGTACCGATCATGCGCAGCGCGTTCGGTCCTCTCAGATGCCAGCCCTGACCGTCGTGGTTGGGCGCGAGGACGCCCAGCCCCACCATTTCGGAGAGGTAGGCCCGGAACCCCTCGGTGTCGAGCTGCTGGAAACCCTGCCGCCACCAGGTTTCACACTCCTCACGCAGTTCGGCGTCGCTCAGGCGCACTTCCAGACCGCGGTGACGAGCGTGGTACGCGAGAACGTTGGCGATCACGTCATAACGGTGGTCCAGGCTCAGGGTGTCCTTGAAGGCCGCTGAGATGCCCGTCCTGAGGGCAACATCGGACTCCACGGCCTCGATGTCGGCTACCTGCACCGTATACGGAGGTCCCTCAAGTCCGCGCCGTGCCCGCTTGCGGTGCATCAGCTCGACCAGCCGGTGGCCGAACATCTGCAGAAGGAACGGCTGGTACGAGCAGTAGCCCAGCACCCGATTCACCAGGTCAACGTCGTCGAACTCGAAGCCGAGTGCCCGCATCGGCTCCACCAGCAGTTCGGCGGCGAACTGCGGAGAAAGCGGGCCGATCACCTTCGGGGTCTGCGCCAGATGACCGAACGGACCGTTACTCGCGAGCTTGGAAAAACGCTGCACGGAGTGCAGGCCGGCGAAGACCACCTTGGCCCGGTCTTTGGTGTCGCTGCCGAGTCCCTTCAGCTTCTTGGTCTGGTCGAATCGAGGAGCGTCCGCCTCGAAGAACTGGTCACACTCGTCGAGCAGGATCAGCAGCCGGCGCCGTGAATCGTCGTCGAGCCAGCTGCGGATTCCGGCCCGCACGCGCTCGGAGCGTTCCCGCTGCGACTTGCGCCCTTGGGGTCGGCCCAGAACTTCGGCCTCGGTCAGCTCCCGGTCCAGGACGCTCCACAACGCCTCCGGCCCGAGGGAGCTGCCCTTGCCGATGTTTTCCTGGTCCAGGTTCACGTACACCGATTGATGGAATCCTGCTCGCTGCTCCATGAAGCGTTCTCCGGCGTCACTGAGCAGGGCCGACTTGCCCAGCCCACGACCGCCGAAGATGACCTGGGTGCCGCGCGGGTCGAGGATGCTTTTGCGTTCCGCGTCCCGCCCGTAGAACATCTCACCACCGATGCGGCCGCGCTTTTCTCTGATATACGGATTA includes these proteins:
- a CDS encoding tyrosine-type recombinase/integrase, giving the protein MPGYVEDRWLKKRKDPITGKRERTTRYGKGKRYRVAGIPGVRDRSFETLEDAKAWLRRSSTDEERGEFVDPRDGSIALADYIAKFWAPAAGAAPKTRQGQERRVRLHIVPHLGHLPLRQVTAAELRAFLAKLDATVLSVDYRRAILGELSAILETAVDDRRIVRNPMRSKSVRWPKASKERREAWSLETALRVRDLINDRHRIAVVLGLGCGLRQGEVFGVGPEDIDWARGILHVRKQVQALGGKLYYALPKGGKTRSVDMPASVAAELRQHIEHFPPVEVELPWGGPGEDMARKKFPLLLTSRFGNAVAVNTWNTYVWKPALAKAGVIPPQAEGAKPWQWAAAPKDGFHVLRHTYASVMLEAGESVVTLARWLGHSSPTITLDHYAHFMPEAGNRGRGAIDALFGGGESGVVVSGRNSPETPQGGSGWIARSEGLVGPS
- a CDS encoding helix-turn-helix transcriptional regulator; translated protein: MSDATAPVAAFLTVKRAASYLGISENTLYVWRHRRQGPPSFRMGGRVMYRVSALDAWIGQQEAADSRSNPLLSPLEREPQHRSRVAA